Proteins from one Oryza sativa Japonica Group chromosome 12, ASM3414082v1 genomic window:
- the LOC4351932 gene encoding isoflavone reductase homolog has product MAMEKSRVLVVGGTGFVGRRVVAASLAAGHPTYVLLRPEIGLDIDKLQMLLAFKARGARLLEASLDDHDGLVAAVRQADVVVSAMSGVHFRSHNLMLQLKLVEAIKDAGNVKRFLPSEFGMDPSRMGDALEPGRVSFDEKMVIRRAIEDANIPHTYVSANCFAAYFCPNLCQMKTLLPPKERVGVYGDGNVKVFFVDENDVGTYAIKSIDDPRTLNKTIYIRPQDNCLTQNELISKWETLTGKSLEKFHIPGDEFLASMKDLDFASQVGIGHYYHIFYEGCLANFEIGDNGAEATQLYPEVQYTRMDEYLKRYI; this is encoded by the exons ATGGCCATGGAGAAGAGCCgggtcctcgtcgtcggcggcaccGGCTTCGTCGGTCGGCGGGTCGTGGCGGCGAGCTTGGCGGCGGGCCACCCGACCTACGTCCTGCTCCGGCCGGAGATCGGCCTCGACATCGACAAGCTCCAGATGCTGCTGGCCTTCAAGGCGCGGGGCGCGCGGCTCCTCGAGGCGTCGCTCGACGACCACgacggcctcgtcgccgccgtccggcAGGCGgacgtcgtcgtctccgccatGTCCGGCGTCCACTTCCGCAGCCACAACCTCATGCTCCAGCTCAAGCTCGTCGAGGCCATCAAAGATGCTGGAAATGTCAAg CGATTCCTGCCATCTGAATTCGGCATGGATCCATCAAGGATGGGGGACGCTCTAGAACCTGGGAGGGTTTCATTTGATGAGAAGATGGTGATAAGGAGAGCAATTGAGGATGCAAACATCCCCCACACATATGTTTCTGCCAATTGCTTTGCAGCTTACTTCTGTCCTAACCTCTGTCAGATGAAAACTCTCCTCCCTCCCAAAGAGAGAGTTGGTGTGTATGGAGATGGCAACGTCAAGG TGTTTTTCGTGGACGAAAATGATGTGGGAACATATGCAATAAAATCAATCGATGATCCTCGCACCTTGAACAAGACAATATACATAAGGCCTCAAGATAACTGTCTCACTCAGAACGAGTTGATCTCAAAGTGGGAAACACTCACTGGGAAAAGTCTTGAGAAATTCCACATACCTGGTGATGAATTTTTGGCTTCTATGAAAG ATTTGGATTTTGCTAGTCAAGTAGGAATAGGACATTATTACCACATCTTTTACGAGGGCTGCCTGGCAAACTTCGAGATTGGTGACAATGGTGCCGAGGCAACTCAGCTCTACCCAGAGGTTCAGTACACCCGCATGGATGAGTACCTGAAACGCTATATCTAA